A stretch of the bacterium genome encodes the following:
- the hemB gene encoding porphobilinogen synthase, protein MSFPIDRPRRLRRTPMLRSLVRETHLHPTDFIQPLFVVPGSDVKHEISSLPGQFHWSVDRVTEIAGRCYHAGVPGVILFGVPTHKDAIGSAAFDDNAEVQRAVRAIKQAYPDLLVITDVCLCEYTDHGHCGAIHDTDVDNDATLELLAKTALSHARAGADVVAPSDMMDGRVGAIRHSLDEHGFSHIPILSYAVKYASAFYGPFRVAVDSAPQFGDRRGYQMDPANADEALREAELDLAEGADMLMVKPGIAYLDILHTIKEKFRRPTAAYHVSGEYAMIEAAAQRGWVDRKRLILETLLAFKRAGADFILTYYAVEAAEWLNTESRHAE, encoded by the coding sequence ATGAGCTTTCCCATTGATCGCCCCCGCAGGCTTCGCCGCACACCCATGCTGAGGAGTCTCGTGCGGGAAACACATCTGCATCCGACCGACTTCATTCAGCCGTTGTTCGTCGTTCCCGGCAGCGATGTCAAGCATGAAATCAGCAGTTTGCCCGGACAATTTCATTGGTCCGTCGATCGCGTGACCGAAATCGCCGGACGCTGTTACCATGCCGGAGTGCCCGGCGTGATTCTGTTCGGTGTGCCGACACACAAGGACGCAATCGGCTCCGCCGCATTTGATGACAACGCCGAAGTGCAGCGCGCCGTCCGTGCCATCAAGCAGGCCTATCCTGATTTGCTTGTCATTACCGACGTCTGCCTGTGTGAGTATACAGACCACGGACACTGCGGAGCGATTCATGATACCGACGTAGATAACGATGCGACGCTCGAGTTGCTCGCAAAAACTGCGCTTAGTCACGCGCGCGCCGGAGCCGATGTGGTTGCGCCCTCTGATATGATGGACGGACGCGTCGGTGCGATCCGCCACTCTCTCGATGAACACGGATTCTCGCATATTCCCATTCTGTCCTATGCCGTCAAATATGCCTCCGCCTTCTACGGACCGTTTCGTGTTGCGGTGGATTCCGCTCCGCAGTTCGGAGATCGTCGCGGTTATCAAATGGATCCCGCCAACGCTGATGAAGCGCTGCGCGAGGCTGAACTCGATCTCGCCGAAGGCGCGGACATGCTGATGGTGAAGCCCGGTATCGCCTATCTCGATATCCTGCACACCATCAAGGAGAAATTCCGCCGCCCGACTGCGGCCTATCATGTTTCCGGTGAGTATGCCATGATCGAAGCCGCCGCGCAACGCGGCTGGGTGGATCGCAAACGACTCATTCTTGAGACGCTGCTTGCTTTCAAACGCGCCGGAGCAGACTTTATTCTGACCTACTATGCGGTTGAAGCCGCCGAATGGCTGAACACGGAGAGTCGTCATGCCGAATGA
- the hemE gene encoding uroporphyrinogen decarboxylase — translation MKPVSEQRTATSKYVRAARGEALAIPPVWLMRQAGRYLPEYRAVRERHDFISVCYTPELACEVTLQPIRRFDFDAAILFSDILLLAIPLGAGLHFDSGHGPVIERPVRAHNDVSKLRDFDPREELGQVLDAVKLIRRELPDDKALIGFAGSPFTVGCYLIEGGKPDPFRRTKRMMYADSHAFSELMEKLSTLTISYLRAQVEAGADALQLFDTWGGILTDDEYAEFSLPHLQRIFSELRSLDVPLTYFVLNGMHLESAAKVGATVYGLDWRMSFEQAGRRFGQRVALQGNLDPILLLTDERTIRARTRQILNEAPQRGHIFNLGHGILPETPIEHVDILLDEIRGE, via the coding sequence ATGAAACCTGTATCTGAACAGCGCACCGCAACCTCCAAGTATGTGCGTGCCGCACGCGGTGAAGCGCTCGCCATTCCTCCCGTATGGCTCATGCGGCAGGCGGGACGTTATCTTCCCGAGTATCGCGCCGTACGAGAACGGCACGATTTCATCTCCGTCTGCTACACACCTGAACTGGCTTGCGAGGTTACCCTGCAACCGATTCGCCGCTTCGATTTCGACGCCGCCATCCTCTTCAGCGACATCCTGTTGCTTGCAATTCCCCTCGGAGCAGGATTGCACTTCGACAGTGGACACGGCCCTGTGATTGAGCGGCCGGTGCGTGCGCACAACGACGTTTCCAAACTGCGGGACTTCGACCCGCGGGAAGAACTCGGCCAAGTTCTCGATGCCGTCAAATTGATTCGTCGCGAGCTTCCCGATGACAAAGCCCTGATCGGCTTTGCAGGTTCACCCTTCACCGTGGGCTGTTATCTGATTGAAGGCGGCAAGCCCGATCCCTTCAGGCGCACGAAACGGATGATGTATGCGGACTCGCACGCGTTCTCCGAGCTCATGGAGAAACTCAGCACGTTAACCATCTCTTATCTGCGCGCGCAAGTCGAGGCCGGTGCCGATGCGCTCCAGCTGTTCGACACGTGGGGGGGGATTCTCACGGACGACGAATACGCAGAGTTCAGTCTGCCGCACTTGCAGCGGATTTTCTCCGAATTGAGATCGCTCGACGTCCCGCTCACCTACTTCGTTCTGAACGGTATGCACCTTGAGTCTGCGGCGAAGGTTGGAGCAACTGTTTACGGCCTGGATTGGCGCATGAGTTTTGAGCAGGCAGGCCGCCGCTTCGGTCAGCGTGTCGCACTGCAAGGAAACCTTGATCCCATCCTGCTGCTGACCGATGAGCGGACGATCCGCGCGCGCACTCGTCAGATTCTGAATGAGGCGCCGCAGCGCGGCCACATCTTCAATCTTGGCCACGGGATTCTGCCCGAAACGCCTATCGAGCACGTCGACATTCTGCTCGATGAAATTCGCGGAGAATAG
- the hemN gene encoding oxygen-independent coproporphyrinogen III oxidase codes for MNRLSWHDISEERAFALVNELDGRGPRYTSYPTVPVWHAPVREEAFVDALHRLGQEQESIAVYVHLPFCRQRCLYCGCNAHITHDESRMNRYMDALESEIRLVTSKFVRPVRHSQLHLGGGTPTYVPLNRLAGMLDLLIEKIPGAPVADRSVEVDPRVTTDEHLELLAARGFRRISAGLQDLNPEVQAAVRREYNLHEITGFITRAREYGFTSINIDLIYGLPRQTRTTWLETLQAVAGLRPDRLACFGYAHLPSRMKHQRAIDENDLPSSRERLGMIFDAHRVLGDSGYVGIGMDHFALPDDDLTLAQNQGRLWRNFMGYTTTRGLELLGLGCSGISEFRNLFTQNIPSPEAYADAVEAGRLPLERGHELSADDRTTKQIINHLMCNLEINLPKHMHELGDEFVARMNSAIDHISSFESSGLVKRDNGGFRVTPLGQLFVRNLAMPFDRYLADQANVVYSKTL; via the coding sequence ATGAACCGCTTAAGCTGGCACGACATCTCTGAAGAGCGAGCCTTCGCGCTGGTCAACGAGCTGGATGGCCGCGGGCCGCGATATACCTCTTATCCGACTGTTCCCGTATGGCATGCTCCGGTCCGCGAAGAAGCGTTTGTAGATGCTTTACACAGGCTGGGACAAGAGCAAGAGAGTATCGCCGTCTACGTGCACCTGCCGTTCTGCCGTCAACGCTGCCTCTATTGCGGCTGCAACGCGCACATCACCCATGACGAGTCGCGCATGAATAGATACATGGATGCGCTCGAAAGTGAAATCCGGCTGGTCACAAGCAAGTTCGTGCGCCCTGTTCGCCACAGTCAATTGCACTTGGGCGGCGGAACTCCCACATATGTTCCGCTGAATCGCTTGGCGGGCATGCTTGATCTGTTGATTGAGAAAATCCCCGGTGCACCCGTCGCGGATCGTTCCGTTGAAGTGGATCCACGTGTCACCACCGACGAACATCTCGAGCTGCTTGCCGCACGCGGCTTCCGCCGCATTTCCGCCGGATTGCAGGATCTGAATCCTGAAGTGCAGGCAGCCGTGCGGCGTGAGTACAATTTACATGAGATCACCGGATTCATCACCCGCGCCCGCGAGTACGGCTTCACGAGCATCAACATTGATCTGATTTACGGGCTGCCCCGTCAAACGCGCACAACATGGTTGGAAACCCTGCAAGCCGTGGCCGGATTGCGGCCTGACCGACTTGCTTGCTTCGGTTACGCTCACCTGCCGTCGCGGATGAAACATCAGCGCGCCATCGACGAGAATGATCTGCCCTCCTCGCGTGAGCGCCTCGGCATGATCTTCGATGCCCATCGCGTGCTCGGTGACTCCGGCTATGTGGGCATCGGCATGGATCACTTCGCGCTGCCCGACGATGATCTGACCCTCGCTCAGAATCAAGGCCGTCTCTGGCGCAACTTCATGGGCTATACCACCACGCGCGGCCTTGAACTGCTCGGACTCGGCTGCTCCGGAATCAGCGAGTTTCGCAATCTCTTCACTCAGAATATCCCCTCACCGGAAGCCTACGCTGACGCGGTTGAAGCGGGCCGCCTGCCCCTCGAGCGCGGACACGAACTGAGTGCCGATGACCGGACAACCAAACAGATTATCAACCACTTGATGTGCAATCTTGAGATCAACTTGCCCAAGCATATGCACGAGCTTGGTGACGAATTCGTGGCAAGAATGAACTCGGCAATCGATCACATCTCCTCCTTCGAGAGCAGCGGGCTGGTCAAACGCGACAACGGCGGATTTCGCGTCACGCCGCTTGGGCAGCTCTTCGTAAGGAACCTTGCCATGCCCTTTGATCGCTACCTCGCCGATCAGGCGAACGTCGTCTACTCGAAAACCTTGTAG
- the hemA gene encoding glutamyl-tRNA reductase encodes MKLEMIGLNHHSASLGLRERAAVSPDALPALIQQLVRHPNIEGAVILSTCNRAELYLSPTYHFEESELRALYADICGLELAEANVAYVHRDTAAVRHLFRVASGLDSQMLGEIQILAQVKTAYAAALELAGTSGILNKLFTHAIFCGKKVRTRTAISQGAVSVAYAAIELAQRLFRKLDEKNILLVGAGETSRLAAKYLADVGARNWRVSNRTAENALQFADSIGGQATSFPPSADDLAWADIVVSATSSQAPVISLDTAGSSLRSRKRPLLFLDLAVPRDVDPDFAQHDEVYLYTVDDFQELVATNIKAREKEAVRAEDIVDKEVAEFSEWYRQNRIAPSIQQLQIALESIRASEVEHQAHHFRAEDLEEVDKFSRSMMKKVTSLIVANMRRAAADGSDLTLARAIAVAFAGQDRQAVEEILEKLNHELSH; translated from the coding sequence ATGAAACTTGAGATGATCGGTCTCAATCATCACTCGGCTTCGCTTGGTCTCCGCGAACGCGCCGCCGTTTCACCCGACGCGCTGCCTGCCTTGATTCAGCAACTGGTGCGGCATCCGAACATTGAAGGCGCCGTTATCCTGTCCACCTGTAATCGCGCCGAATTGTATCTGTCTCCGACCTACCATTTTGAAGAGTCTGAGTTACGCGCGCTCTATGCGGATATCTGCGGCTTGGAGCTTGCCGAGGCCAATGTTGCATACGTGCATCGGGATACCGCCGCCGTGCGTCACCTCTTTCGCGTCGCTTCCGGTCTCGATTCCCAGATGCTCGGCGAGATTCAAATCCTTGCTCAAGTAAAAACGGCATACGCTGCCGCTCTTGAACTCGCCGGCACGAGCGGCATCTTGAACAAGCTTTTTACTCATGCCATTTTCTGCGGCAAGAAAGTCCGCACTCGCACCGCGATCTCGCAGGGTGCGGTCTCCGTCGCCTATGCGGCCATCGAACTCGCGCAGAGACTCTTCCGCAAGCTTGATGAGAAGAACATTCTGCTCGTTGGTGCCGGCGAAACCTCCCGGCTCGCGGCGAAATATCTCGCCGATGTCGGTGCGCGCAATTGGCGTGTCAGTAATCGGACCGCCGAGAACGCACTGCAATTCGCCGATAGCATCGGTGGCCAAGCCACTTCGTTTCCACCTTCCGCCGACGATTTGGCATGGGCGGATATAGTTGTGAGTGCCACTTCCTCTCAAGCTCCGGTGATTTCGCTGGATACTGCTGGAAGCTCCTTGCGTTCACGTAAACGCCCGCTGTTGTTCCTCGACCTTGCCGTGCCCCGCGACGTCGATCCGGATTTCGCGCAGCACGACGAAGTCTATCTCTACACCGTGGACGACTTCCAGGAGCTTGTCGCCACGAACATCAAGGCTCGCGAAAAAGAGGCCGTCCGCGCTGAAGACATCGTAGACAAAGAAGTCGCCGAGTTCTCTGAGTGGTATCGTCAGAATCGCATCGCGCCGAGCATTCAGCAGCTGCAGATTGCGCTCGAAAGTATTCGTGCTTCTGAAGTTGAGCATCAGGCACATCACTTTCGCGCAGAAGACCTTGAAGAGGTCGATAAATTCTCCCGCTCTATGATGAAAAAGGTGACGAGTCTGATTGTCGCCAACATGCGCCGCGCAGCAGCCGATGGCAGTGATCTTACGCTCGCCCGCGCCATTGCCGTCGCTTTCGCAGGTCAGGACCGTCAGGCCGTTGAAGAAATTCTCGAAAAACTGAACCATGAGCTTTCCCATTGA
- the hemH gene encoding ferrochelatase, giving the protein MSEAILLVNMGGPARRIDVEPYLREIFSDPAIIDLPAIIRKPLASLIARSRASEVAERYEGIGGYSPLFDWTEALRQNILNELSLRGEQTEVMWAFRYISPTIPEAIAALAGKGIRHLNVIPLFPHYTHTMTGSVMKEVRRAAKSCHLTFDYIEDWGQEESMLAIWWDYLRDALSEAGPRARVMFVAHGIPKIYVNRGDDYPDRVCATAEKLARSLPHGTRWIVAYQSKVGPVEWTKPYMEDVLSEWTQCDDPIVMMPLSFVSDCLETLYDLDSVAKEIVERKGVKKYVRVRVFNDDTRFSAALLNLLRESCHAVAC; this is encoded by the coding sequence ATGAGTGAAGCAATCCTACTGGTAAATATGGGCGGCCCCGCCCGCCGCATCGACGTAGAACCCTATTTGCGTGAAATCTTCAGCGATCCCGCGATCATTGACCTTCCGGCGATTATCCGCAAGCCGCTTGCGTCGCTCATTGCACGGAGCCGCGCATCAGAAGTCGCCGAGCGATATGAAGGCATTGGCGGTTACAGTCCGCTTTTCGATTGGACGGAAGCTCTTCGACAAAACATCTTGAACGAACTCTCCCTGCGCGGCGAACAAACCGAGGTGATGTGGGCATTCCGCTATATTTCGCCGACGATCCCTGAAGCGATTGCCGCGCTCGCCGGAAAAGGCATCCGTCATCTCAACGTCATTCCGCTTTTCCCCCACTACACGCACACGATGACCGGTTCGGTGATGAAAGAAGTCCGACGAGCAGCTAAGTCCTGTCACCTGACGTTCGACTACATTGAAGACTGGGGACAGGAGGAGAGCATGCTGGCGATCTGGTGGGACTACCTTCGCGATGCTCTGTCGGAAGCAGGTCCGCGCGCGCGCGTCATGTTTGTTGCTCACGGCATTCCGAAAATCTATGTAAACCGAGGTGACGACTACCCTGACCGCGTCTGTGCTACAGCGGAAAAACTCGCGCGGAGCTTGCCGCACGGAACGCGCTGGATAGTTGCCTATCAAAGCAAAGTCGGACCCGTCGAATGGACGAAACCATATATGGAAGATGTGCTCTCTGAATGGACCCAATGTGACGATCCCATCGTCATGATGCCCCTGAGCTTCGTTTCCGACTGTCTCGAAACACTCTACGATCTCGATTCCGTTGCTAAGGAAATTGTTGAGCGGAAGGGTGTCAAGAAGTATGTTCGCGTGCGCGTCTTCAATGACGACACGCGCTTCTCCGCTGCGTTACTCAATTTGTTGCGGGAGTCCTGTCATGCCGTTGCCTGCTAA
- the hemG gene encoding protoporphyrinogen oxidase, whose translation MPLPANPLRPSVVVIGGGVAGLASAFLIRTLARERGADPQVTILEAAAFTGGATRTELAEGFLCEWGPNGFLDNEPATLELVKLLGLEQRLVRASGHASKRFIYHHGKMREVPLSPRSFLQSDILPVGAKLRMALEPVIPAKRNGYDESVYDFARRRLGEDFAQYMIDPMVSGIFAGNAKELSLRAVFPKMVEMETEYGGLMRAMIAKKRAAKQSGELTGGPAGAAATLTTFRNGMGELTETLAQQLAADIITNSPVQSLRPRGEVFEVHAKGRTLTADAVVLACPAYAAAEILNAVSSNAASALREIPYAPIDVVAHAHPIADVGHPLDGFGVLIPRGEDYRALGSLWCDAIFPNQAPHGFHLLRTMIGGAHDPQIVDLKDHEVEQIAADEHRRLYNVKSAPCFRRIFRHPKGIAQYTQGHLSRIGELELLERQLPGFILTGAGYRGVSVNGCAKDAFRVARTLLAQWRMA comes from the coding sequence ATGCCGTTGCCTGCTAATCCCCTTCGGCCAAGCGTCGTGGTAATCGGCGGAGGTGTCGCCGGACTGGCCAGCGCCTTTCTGATTCGCACCCTCGCGCGCGAACGCGGAGCAGACCCGCAGGTGACTATTCTGGAAGCCGCAGCTTTCACTGGTGGCGCGACGCGCACGGAACTCGCCGAAGGCTTTCTCTGCGAATGGGGACCGAACGGTTTCCTCGACAATGAACCTGCGACGCTTGAGCTTGTCAAACTTCTCGGCCTCGAGCAGCGGCTGGTGCGTGCCTCCGGACACGCGAGCAAGCGCTTCATCTATCATCATGGCAAGATGCGCGAAGTGCCGCTCTCTCCGCGCTCGTTCCTGCAGTCGGACATCCTGCCTGTCGGAGCAAAACTGCGCATGGCGCTCGAACCGGTTATTCCGGCCAAGCGCAATGGTTATGACGAATCCGTCTATGACTTCGCCAGGCGTCGCCTTGGAGAAGACTTCGCGCAATACATGATCGACCCGATGGTTTCCGGAATCTTCGCGGGCAACGCCAAAGAACTTTCGTTGCGCGCCGTCTTTCCTAAAATGGTTGAGATGGAAACCGAGTACGGCGGTCTGATGCGCGCGATGATCGCGAAGAAGCGTGCTGCCAAACAGTCCGGCGAATTGACGGGCGGACCTGCCGGAGCGGCCGCGACGCTCACGACGTTTCGTAACGGCATGGGTGAACTTACCGAGACTCTCGCACAGCAGCTTGCCGCTGACATCATTACGAACTCGCCCGTCCAGTCCTTGCGGCCGCGTGGTGAAGTCTTTGAGGTTCACGCAAAAGGCAGAACCCTTACGGCGGACGCCGTCGTCCTCGCATGTCCCGCATACGCCGCAGCCGAGATTCTCAATGCTGTGTCCTCAAACGCCGCCTCAGCGCTACGGGAAATTCCCTACGCTCCAATCGATGTGGTCGCCCACGCGCATCCCATCGCTGATGTCGGTCATCCTCTGGATGGTTTCGGAGTCTTAATCCCGCGCGGTGAGGACTACCGCGCACTGGGATCGCTCTGGTGCGATGCCATCTTCCCCAATCAGGCTCCGCACGGATTCCATCTGCTTCGCACCATGATCGGCGGAGCGCATGATCCCCAGATAGTGGACCTGAAAGATCACGAAGTTGAGCAAATCGCCGCCGACGAGCACCGCCGTTTGTACAACGTGAAGAGCGCGCCTTGCTTCCGTCGGATTTTCCGTCACCCTAAGGGCATTGCCCAGTATACGCAAGGTCATCTAAGCCGTATCGGAGAACTGGAGCTTCTCGAAAGACAACTTCCGGGATTTATCCTGACGGGAGCAGGCTATCGAGGCGTGTCGGTCAATGGTTGTGCAAAAGACGCTTTCCGCGTCGCGCGCACGCTGCTCGCGCAGTGGAGGATGGCCTGA
- the hemL gene encoding glutamate-1-semialdehyde 2,1-aminomutase encodes MPNDAILTESARSIEQSEEWFTRAQRVLPGGVNSPVRAFKSVGGQPPVMASARGAVLVDVDENEYIDYIGSWGPMILGHGARPVVEAVHRAVDKAFSYGAPSTPEVLLAEEITARVPGLQMVRFVNSGTEATMSAIRLARAVTKRDVIVKFSGGYHGHADSFLVQAGSGAATFGLPDSPGVTRGAAQDTRCAIYNDLASVRAIFDAEPREIAAVIVEPVAGNVGCIPPASGFLEGLRTLCDEFGALLIYDEVMTGFRVARGGAIERYGVMPDLATFGKVIGGGLPVGAYGGRSDLMSHVAPQGTVYQAGTLSGNPLAMSAGLATLAQLDAGVYDLLEERSAKLEAGLLKVCADAHVPALVQRVGSMLTLFFADHKIQNYADAQRADHVRFRKFFHAMLDHGVHLPPSGYECWFVSLAHDDQIIERTIQAARDALTVT; translated from the coding sequence ATGCCGAATGATGCAATACTGACTGAATCCGCGCGTTCCATTGAACAATCTGAAGAGTGGTTCACTCGCGCACAGCGCGTGCTGCCCGGCGGTGTGAATTCCCCCGTGCGCGCTTTCAAATCCGTCGGCGGGCAGCCGCCGGTCATGGCCTCCGCCCGCGGTGCGGTGCTGGTGGACGTTGACGAAAATGAGTATATTGATTACATTGGTAGCTGGGGACCAATGATACTGGGACACGGCGCGCGACCCGTCGTCGAAGCGGTTCATCGTGCTGTCGACAAGGCTTTCAGCTATGGCGCCCCCTCGACGCCGGAAGTTCTGCTTGCGGAAGAAATCACCGCGCGGGTCCCCGGACTCCAAATGGTGCGCTTCGTCAATAGCGGAACCGAAGCGACGATGAGTGCAATCCGTCTCGCTCGTGCCGTTACGAAGCGCGATGTGATTGTAAAGTTCTCCGGCGGCTATCACGGCCACGCCGATTCCTTTTTAGTTCAGGCAGGCTCAGGGGCCGCTACCTTCGGCCTGCCCGATTCACCGGGTGTTACCCGCGGCGCCGCACAGGATACACGCTGCGCAATCTACAACGACCTCGCATCTGTGCGAGCGATCTTTGACGCTGAACCCCGTGAAATTGCGGCCGTCATCGTCGAACCCGTTGCCGGAAACGTCGGCTGTATTCCGCCCGCATCGGGATTCCTCGAAGGTCTGCGTACTCTCTGTGATGAGTTCGGCGCGTTGCTGATCTATGATGAAGTCATGACCGGCTTCCGCGTTGCGCGCGGCGGTGCCATCGAGCGATATGGTGTCATGCCGGATCTCGCAACTTTTGGCAAAGTGATCGGTGGCGGGCTGCCAGTCGGAGCTTACGGCGGACGTTCTGATTTGATGTCGCACGTCGCGCCGCAAGGAACAGTCTATCAAGCGGGCACGCTGTCCGGAAATCCGCTTGCCATGTCTGCGGGACTCGCCACTCTTGCGCAACTCGATGCCGGTGTATACGACTTGCTCGAAGAGCGTTCCGCAAAACTTGAAGCGGGACTGCTCAAAGTTTGTGCCGACGCACATGTTCCCGCCCTCGTGCAGCGCGTCGGCTCCATGCTGACGCTGTTCTTCGCAGATCATAAGATTCAAAACTACGCGGATGCGCAGCGGGCGGACCATGTACGCTTCCGCAAATTCTTCCACGCAATGCTGGATCACGGCGTACATCTTCCGCCGTCGGGATACGAATGCTGGTTTGTCTCCCTTGCGCATGATGACCAAATCATCGAGCGCACGATTCAAGCCGCGCGTGATGCGCTGACAGTCACATAA
- a CDS encoding HAMP domain-containing histidine kinase, with the protein MLGWLRTAWRQPKLPFRRHFVVFALISFFALAQLAWWAVFQYNEGRRLIETQNGYWQQQIVVAYMQRNTLGSEFDAWLATTFRDLEITPAGAIEVKPSARADLREFVHRRMRMFISEGAFFGLLVLVAVLYMFRTLREELDIEHRQSVFLSATSHELKTPITSLRMYLDTLRDRELPKEKRAELLAVMSLDLNRLNDLIDRLLQAQRVLTPGAALPLERVDISEETVRAVNELKDRIQFSGKHRLNVDTEYGLMAMADPRRWQLVVKNLVDNAVKYSPAGGMIDVYLARRDGKIELTVTDEGQGFEPDETKRIFERFYRIGNEDTRANQGVGLGLYLVKEIVQAMGGSVSAHSAGKGKGSQFVVTIPAAQDELHV; encoded by the coding sequence ATGCTCGGATGGCTGCGCACTGCCTGGCGACAACCCAAGCTGCCCTTCCGGCGGCACTTCGTCGTGTTTGCGCTCATCTCGTTCTTTGCACTCGCGCAGCTCGCATGGTGGGCCGTCTTCCAATACAATGAAGGCCGCCGGCTCATCGAAACGCAAAATGGCTATTGGCAGCAGCAAATCGTCGTCGCCTACATGCAGCGTAATACTCTGGGTTCGGAGTTTGATGCTTGGCTTGCGACAACCTTCCGCGATCTTGAGATCACTCCTGCCGGAGCTATCGAAGTGAAACCCTCCGCGCGCGCCGACCTTCGGGAGTTCGTCCATAGGCGGATGCGCATGTTTATCTCGGAAGGAGCCTTCTTCGGCCTGCTCGTGCTCGTCGCGGTGCTCTATATGTTTCGCACGCTTCGCGAAGAACTTGATATCGAGCATCGCCAATCCGTGTTCCTGTCTGCAACGTCGCACGAGCTGAAGACCCCGATCACCTCGCTTCGCATGTATCTTGATACACTCCGTGACCGTGAGTTGCCAAAAGAAAAACGGGCCGAGCTGCTTGCCGTGATGTCGCTGGATCTGAATCGTTTGAACGACCTGATCGATCGGCTCTTGCAGGCGCAGCGCGTGCTGACTCCCGGCGCCGCATTGCCCCTCGAACGCGTGGACATCAGCGAGGAAACCGTGCGCGCGGTCAATGAGTTGAAGGATCGAATTCAGTTTTCAGGCAAGCATCGACTAAACGTCGACACCGAGTACGGACTCATGGCTATGGCCGACCCGCGCCGCTGGCAGCTCGTTGTTAAGAATCTTGTTGATAACGCCGTCAAGTATTCTCCCGCCGGCGGCATGATCGACGTCTACCTCGCCCGCCGCGACGGGAAAATCGAATTGACCGTCACCGACGAAGGACAGGGATTCGAACCCGATGAAACAAAACGCATCTTTGAACGCTTCTACCGCATCGGCAATGAAGATACCCGCGCCAATCAAGGCGTCGGTCTCGGACTCTACTTAGTCAAGGAGATTGTGCAGGCAATGGGCGGATCCGTCAGTGCGCACAGCGCGGGCAAGGGCAAAGGCTCACAGTTTGTTGTAACCATCCCCGCCGCACAGGACGAACTGCATGTCTGA
- a CDS encoding response regulator transcription factor, with translation MSDRILIVEDEAHIAAGLKLNLEAEGFETAHVADGITAISEILSGKHDLVLLDVMLPGASGFDVCERVRAKGNHVPILFLTARDSDDARVRGLELGGDDYITKPFSIRELIQRVRAIFRRNEWYRQIPERGALLKIGSSVVNLEAYSAETPAGPVALTQKECMLLKLLAEREGNVVTRDEIIETVWGYDRYPSTRTIDNLIVRLRKLFEDDARNPRHLHTVYAAGYKFTSAAAEG, from the coding sequence ATGTCTGATCGCATCCTGATTGTCGAGGATGAAGCCCACATTGCCGCGGGGCTCAAACTGAATCTTGAAGCCGAGGGCTTTGAAACGGCCCATGTCGCCGATGGTATCACGGCAATCTCGGAAATTCTGAGCGGAAAGCACGACTTAGTATTGCTGGACGTCATGCTGCCCGGCGCCAGCGGATTTGACGTCTGCGAACGTGTCAGAGCGAAAGGGAATCATGTTCCGATCCTCTTTCTGACCGCCCGCGATAGTGATGATGCTCGCGTCCGTGGCCTTGAGCTTGGTGGCGACGACTACATCACCAAACCGTTCAGCATCCGCGAGTTGATTCAACGCGTCCGCGCCATCTTCCGCCGCAATGAATGGTATCGTCAGATTCCCGAGCGCGGCGCGTTGCTCAAAATCGGATCGTCGGTTGTCAATCTCGAAGCCTATTCCGCGGAAACTCCCGCCGGCCCCGTCGCCCTGACGCAAAAAGAGTGTATGCTCCTGAAACTGCTCGCCGAGCGTGAAGGCAACGTCGTCACGCGCGACGAGATAATCGAAACTGTCTGGGGATATGACCGCTATCCGTCCACTCGCACGATTGACAACTTGATCGTCCGCCTGCGCAAATTGTTCGAAGATGACGCGCGCAATCCCCGCCATCTTCATACCGTGTACGCGGCGGGCTACAAGTTCACAAGTGCGGCGGCTGAAGGATAG